Proteins encoded together in one Chryseobacterium taklimakanense window:
- a CDS encoding acyl-CoA thioesterase — translation MMQTKTVFQFISEPSDVNYGGNVHGGSVMKWIDQAGYACASSWASSYCVTVYVGGIRFYSPIKIGHIVKVEAEVIYTGKTSMHIAINVFSRNIKRKDFEKKTHCIIVFVAVDDEGNSIEVPKFIPETEQEKQMEQYAIKLMDLRKQIEEEMKPFL, via the coding sequence ATGATGCAGACCAAGACGGTATTTCAGTTTATTTCAGAACCATCGGATGTGAATTATGGCGGCAATGTGCACGGCGGCAGCGTGATGAAATGGATTGACCAGGCAGGCTACGCCTGCGCCAGTTCATGGGCTTCGAGTTATTGCGTGACGGTTTATGTGGGTGGCATCCGGTTTTATTCACCCATAAAAATCGGGCACATCGTAAAAGTGGAGGCTGAGGTAATTTACACCGGAAAGACGAGTATGCACATCGCCATCAATGTTTTTTCCCGCAATATCAAAAGAAAGGATTTCGAAAAGAAAACGCACTGTATCATAGTTTTTGTCGCGGTGGATGACGAAGGCAACAGCATAGAAGTTCCAAAATTCATCCCTGAAACCGAACAGGAAAAACAAATGGAACAGTACGCCATAAAACTTATGGACCTAAGGAAGCAGATTGAGGAGGAGATGAAACCGTTTTTGTGA
- the lysM gene encoding peptidoglycan-binding protein LysM codes for MGLGSFLKNVGEKLFGGGETPEEQAKKVRDHVAKYGFDVSGLTFTVANDKVTISGEAKDWEQKSKIYVAAGNVEGIDGVTDNMTVKAAPVQTAAPAQVAQPKYHTVESGDTLSKIAKEVYGDVNAYNRIFEANRPMLSDPDKIYPGQVLVIPQ; via the coding sequence ATGGGACTAGGATCATTTTTAAAAAATGTAGGTGAAAAATTATTTGGAGGAGGTGAAACCCCCGAAGAACAGGCAAAAAAGGTAAGAGACCACGTTGCAAAATACGGTTTCGATGTGTCAGGACTGACCTTTACAGTGGCTAACGACAAAGTAACCATATCCGGCGAAGCTAAAGACTGGGAGCAAAAAAGTAAAATCTATGTTGCTGCCGGTAACGTAGAAGGTATCGACGGTGTAACGGACAACATGACGGTAAAAGCTGCACCAGTGCAAACTGCCGCCCCTGCACAAGTCGCTCAGCCAAAGTACCACACCGTAGAAAGTGGTGACACGCTTTCTAAAATTGCAAAAGAAGTTTACGGTGATGTGAACGCTTACAACAGAATTTTCGAAGCAAACAGGCCGATGCTTTCTGATCCTGATAAAATTTATCCGGGACAGGTTTTGGTTATACCTCAATAA
- a CDS encoding arsenate reductase family protein, whose amino-acid sequence MKTVYYLKTCGTNRKIMAPLDLSGWNLREIKTEPVTEEELDEMYKIAGSYEALFSRKSSQIKARGIDVKSLKEEDYKKLLLEHYTFLKRPVFLTEDKIFIGNDKSNLEKLNAFFGNKS is encoded by the coding sequence ATGAAAACGGTCTATTATCTGAAAACCTGCGGAACCAACAGGAAAATTATGGCCCCGCTCGATTTATCCGGCTGGAATCTCCGCGAAATAAAAACTGAACCGGTTACTGAAGAAGAACTTGATGAAATGTATAAAATAGCTGGTTCGTATGAAGCGCTTTTCAGCAGGAAATCTTCGCAGATCAAAGCAAGAGGAATTGATGTGAAATCCTTGAAGGAAGAAGATTATAAAAAACTTCTGCTTGAACATTACACTTTTCTGAAAAGGCCTGTGTTCCTCACCGAAGACAAAATTTTTATCGGCAACGATAAATCAAACCTTGAAAAACTAAACGCTTTTTTCGGGAATAAATCATGA
- the gcvT gene encoding glycine cleavage system aminomethyltransferase GcvT, with amino-acid sequence MEKRTALYEKHISLGAKMVPFAGFEMPVQYSGVTEEHFAVREKVGIFDVSHMGQFFVEGPGAKDLLQYVTTNDITTLEDGKAQYTCLPNGNGGIVDDLIVYKMADEKYFVVVNASNIDKDWEHISKYNAEFGAKLTNASDDMSLIAIQGPKATETLQKLTDSNLSDIPYYHFTVGTVAGVPKVIISNTGYTGSGGFEIYFKNESSEKLWDVLTEAGAEFGLMPCGLAARDTLRLEKGFCLYGNDIDDTTSPLEAGLGWITKLDKGDFVDREFLKKQKEEGISRKLVGFEMTEKAIPRHDYPVVDGEGNVIGKVTSGTMSPMKKIGIGLAYVNKPYFKTGTEIFIQIRNKNVPAKVVKVPFV; translated from the coding sequence ATGGAAAAAAGAACAGCGCTCTACGAAAAACATATTTCATTAGGCGCAAAAATGGTCCCCTTCGCAGGTTTTGAGATGCCGGTGCAGTACTCTGGCGTAACGGAAGAGCATTTTGCGGTGAGAGAAAAAGTTGGAATTTTCGATGTCTCGCATATGGGCCAGTTTTTTGTGGAGGGTCCAGGAGCGAAAGATTTGCTTCAGTACGTCACTACAAATGACATTACCACTCTGGAAGACGGTAAAGCTCAGTACACCTGCCTTCCGAACGGTAACGGCGGAATCGTCGACGACCTGATTGTGTACAAAATGGCCGACGAAAAATATTTTGTGGTGGTAAATGCATCGAATATTGATAAAGACTGGGAACACATCAGTAAATACAACGCTGAATTCGGAGCAAAACTAACCAATGCATCTGACGATATGTCGCTGATTGCCATTCAGGGACCAAAAGCCACCGAAACACTTCAAAAACTTACTGATAGCAACCTTTCGGATATTCCATATTATCATTTTACCGTGGGAACGGTTGCCGGAGTTCCGAAAGTAATTATCTCCAACACTGGTTATACGGGAAGCGGCGGTTTCGAAATTTATTTTAAAAATGAAAGTTCCGAAAAATTATGGGATGTCCTTACCGAAGCCGGCGCTGAATTCGGACTGATGCCGTGCGGACTGGCAGCAAGGGACACCCTGCGCCTCGAAAAAGGATTCTGCCTGTACGGAAACGATATTGACGATACTACTTCCCCACTGGAAGCCGGACTGGGCTGGATAACCAAACTGGATAAAGGTGATTTCGTTGATAGAGAATTCCTAAAAAAACAGAAAGAAGAAGGGATCTCCAGAAAACTGGTAGGCTTCGAAATGACTGAAAAAGCCATACCAAGGCATGATTATCCTGTAGTGGATGGCGAAGGAAACGTGATCGGTAAAGTAACCTCCGGCACGATGAGCCCAATGAAAAAAATCGGGATCGGACTTGCTTATGTGAACAAACCATACTTTAAAACAGGTACCGAAATCTTTATCCAGATCAGAAACAAAAATGTTCCTGCCAAAGTGGTGAAAGTACCTTTTGTATAA
- the idi gene encoding isopentenyl-diphosphate Delta-isomerase: MEEQVVLISENDEVIGLMEKQQAHINGLLHRAFSVFLFNTKGEMLLQKRAGSKYHSPGQWTNAVCSHPRSGETYEEGAKRRLKEELGIETDIKKKFHFIYKADVGQNLWEHELDHVFTGSYEGDFMLNPEEVAEVRYISMDALEKEIAEQPQNFTEWFKIILEEYKHHL; the protein is encoded by the coding sequence ATGGAAGAACAGGTAGTATTAATTTCGGAGAATGATGAAGTAATCGGTTTGATGGAGAAACAGCAGGCGCACATCAACGGTCTGCTACACCGCGCGTTTTCGGTATTTCTGTTCAACACTAAGGGCGAGATGCTCCTGCAGAAAAGAGCCGGATCCAAATACCATTCTCCCGGACAGTGGACCAATGCAGTCTGCTCCCACCCCAGAAGTGGTGAAACCTATGAAGAAGGTGCAAAACGCCGGCTTAAAGAGGAACTGGGAATTGAAACCGATATCAAAAAGAAATTTCATTTTATTTACAAGGCTGATGTGGGGCAAAACCTGTGGGAACACGAACTGGATCATGTTTTTACCGGTTCGTACGAAGGTGATTTCATGCTGAATCCTGAGGAAGTTGCAGAGGTTCGATATATTTCTATGGATGCTCTGGAAAAAGAGATTGCAGAACAGCCGCAAAACTTTACAGAATGGTTTAAGATTATTCTGGAAGAATACAAGCACCATTTGTAA
- a CDS encoding LNS2 domain-containing protein, producing the protein MALEFKDHLSPILKDGIKNYLIDIDGTITDDIPNEEPERMITCEPYPDALETINRWYDEGHQICFFTSRTEDLKQITIEWLDKNGFKYHSVLCGKPRGGNYHWIDNHLVKATRYKGKFTDMVEKQVTIQVFKD; encoded by the coding sequence ATGGCACTAGAATTCAAAGACCATTTAAGCCCGATTCTGAAAGACGGTATAAAGAACTATCTTATTGATATAGACGGCACTATTACCGACGATATTCCCAATGAAGAACCGGAACGCATGATAACCTGCGAACCTTATCCCGATGCGCTGGAAACCATCAACAGATGGTATGACGAAGGACACCAAATCTGCTTTTTCACTTCCCGTACAGAGGATTTGAAGCAAATCACCATCGAGTGGCTGGATAAAAACGGTTTTAAATATCACAGTGTGCTTTGCGGAAAACCCCGCGGTGGAAATTACCACTGGATCGACAATCACCTGGTAAAGGCGACCCGGTACAAGGGAAAATTTACCGATATGGTGGAAAAACAGGTGACCATTCAGGTTTTCAAAGATTAA